A single genomic interval of Shewanella halotolerans harbors:
- the slyD gene encoding peptidylprolyl isomerase: MIITQHKAVSIHYRLTNQQGELIESSFEGEPMLYLHGAENMIPGLEQALEGKSVGDKLDVTVEAELAYGPYHDGLRQDVPLAAFGDIEDIVPGMRFIAETEMGQRPVQVTEVKDDVVVVDGNHPLAGQTLNFSVEVLSVRDASAEEIAHGHIHAAGGCGSHEHSHEGGCCGGEGHGHHGGCCSEDPEKPAKEGCDGNGGCGCQH, translated from the coding sequence ATGATAATCACCCAACACAAAGCTGTTAGCATCCATTACCGCTTAACGAACCAGCAAGGTGAGTTGATCGAGAGTTCATTTGAAGGTGAGCCAATGCTTTACCTTCACGGTGCAGAAAACATGATCCCAGGCCTTGAGCAGGCGCTCGAAGGCAAAAGTGTTGGCGACAAGCTCGACGTTACCGTAGAAGCCGAGCTGGCTTACGGTCCTTACCACGATGGTTTACGCCAAGATGTCCCATTAGCAGCCTTCGGCGATATCGAAGATATCGTGCCAGGCATGCGTTTTATCGCCGAAACAGAGATGGGCCAACGTCCGGTACAAGTCACCGAAGTGAAAGACGATGTGGTCGTCGTTGACGGTAACCACCCACTCGCGGGTCAAACCCTTAACTTTAGCGTTGAAGTACTATCAGTACGCGACGCCAGCGCCGAAGAGATCGCCCATGGCCATATCCATGCGGCTGGCGGCTGTGGTAGCCACGAGCATAGCCATGAAGGTGGTTGCTGTGGCGGCGAAGGTCATGGCCACCATGGAGGTTGCTGTAGCGAAGATCCTGAGAAGCCAGCCAAAGAAGGTTGTGACGGCAACGGCGGTTGCGGCTGCCAGCACTAA
- the trpR gene encoding trp operon repressor, giving the protein MRANWDLVLEKVVNHQDTDALMDLFDLLLTEEERSAIAGRLKVFQALLLGEMSQRQIAAEFEISIATITRCSNYLKHMPAEQRDRIKALIL; this is encoded by the coding sequence GTGCGCGCAAATTGGGATCTGGTTTTAGAGAAAGTGGTCAACCATCAAGACACCGACGCCTTGATGGATCTGTTCGATTTGCTGCTCACCGAAGAGGAGCGCAGCGCCATCGCCGGGCGGCTGAAGGTGTTTCAGGCCTTGCTGCTGGGAGAGATGAGCCAGCGACAGATTGCCGCCGAGTTCGAGATCAGTATCGCCACCATCACTCGTTGTTCAAATTACCTCAAACATATGCCAGCAGAGCAGCGCGATCGCATCAAGGCGCTCATTCTCTAA